The Pseudorasbora parva isolate DD20220531a chromosome 21, ASM2467924v1, whole genome shotgun sequence sequence TTGAAACCAGACCTACTCTCAATGAAATCCTAGAGGAGCTTGGAATTGACACTCTTTTGAGCAGTGAATGGACAAAGCTAGAAAATCTCATGAAACTATTGGAACCATTTGCTACACACACTGATCAACTTCAGACAGATAGCCAGTCTCTATCTGAAATAGTGCCAGCCCTGTTGAATCTGGAAGCACATCTGCAGCAGACTACCAATATGGAAAAGCAAACTGTTCAAGTCCTTCTTAGGTCCATGCGGCAACGCTTTGCAGGCATACTTGATCCTACACATGAAAAGTTTGACCCAACAGCAGGTGCAGCATCTCTTATGGACCCAACTGTCTCCCTAGCTCTTACATCTCCTGAGATGCAGCATCTAAAGAGAGCAGCAGAGACATTTGTCTTGGATCAAGCTTTAAGATACAGCCAAACTTCAGCCACAATGAAAGACAATGCATTTGAACTACCATCAACTTCTGGAGGCACCAACAAAACCCTTCAGAAATACACATTCCTAGCTACAAAGATCCTCAGTACTACTAACCAGGTGAATTCAGTTGATAATTCTGGCAGTGCAGTGCATGAAATGCAAAAATACCTAGACGAAGTGAAGCGAGACAACATTGAAGTCAGGCCACTACAGTACTGGCAAGGACGTGTAGCCGTGTATCCAAAACTTGCACCTGTTGCAATAGATTTGGTCTGTGCCCCTGCATCTCAAGCCTTTGTAGAAAGAATATTTTCTGTTTGTGGACAGCTTTCATCTGGACTGAGAAGCAGAATGACCACCTCCCTGGAACAAAGAGTCTTCTTAAAAGTTAACAGAAAATTTTGTTACTGAAATTATTTCAGAAAACACACATAGACCACAATATATCCAATGCAAATGCCCAATTGGTAATTTTAAATTAAGTTAGTAAGTTTGTATAAAGtaaaatgcaaaaacactttacacagacacacacacacacagtaacacacacatacacgcacgcacgcacgcacgggtcgcacgcacgcacacacacacacacacacacttgaagaTTGTGTTCTATTAATGCAAGTAATATTAACACTACACATGTGCATTTGAAACTTTTCAAGATTGTGTTCTATTAATGCAAGTAATATTAACACTACACATGTGCATTTGAAACTTTTCAAGATTGTGTTCTAGACTGTTTTGGCTAAAGGAATATTCAACATGCAAACTCAAAAATATTCATCTTTATTATGCATGtttattcatattcatatgtaaatttaagttgcatttgttttttttttttttgcattgcaaaCCTTTGTTGTTTTAATTAACTGTAAACTGTGCAAACTACATTTTGCTGAAAATAAATGTCTTGCTTTGGTCTACACTGGAAGTGTTCTGTttactctgctaaactataattactaaaactaaaactgaaactaaatatataaaaactaaataaaaatgtgttcacaaaataaaaactaaactaaaactaacaaaacCATTAATGAAacgaactaaaactaaactaaaatgtATAGCAAATTTTAAAacgaaatacaaataaaaacgaTTTCAAAAATGCAAAACTATATTAACCTTGGTGCAGAAGCCCGCAAAGTGGTTTCTTCTCGCGGGGTGGAT is a genomic window containing:
- the LOC137055804 gene encoding zinc finger BED domain-containing protein 4-like yields the protein MFLTFFLTDLFQDGFSKFQRMPCMAHTLQLAVKDALKVPSAVLSKARSIVHAVRKSSVANERMIQRCGRTLIRDCPTRWNSTFEMIKRLIETRPTLNEILEELGIDTLLSSEWTKLENLMKLLEPFATHTDQLQTDSQSLSEIVPALLNLEAHLQQTTNMEKQTVQVLLRSMRQRFAGILDPTHEKFDPTAGAASLMDPTVSLALTSPEMQHLKRAAETFVLDQALRYSQTSATMKDNAFELPSTSGGTNKTLQKYTFLATKILSTTNQVNSVDNSGSAVHEMQKYLDEVKRDNIEVRPLQYWQGRVAVYPKLAPVAIDLVCAPASQAFVERIFSVCGQLSSGLRSRMTTSLEQRVFLKVNRKFCY